A window from Thermomonas aquatica encodes these proteins:
- a CDS encoding 3-deoxy-D-manno-octulosonic acid kinase: MTGFDANEHLTPFRDARGYGAILFDRTQLRQPDPAWFSPAHWGEAAQAVAEGGRGGAWFIETGEGDAVLRQYLRGGWAASLSRDGHLWRGINCVRSFAEFRLLRALREKKLPVPMPFAAYYRREGLHYRAAILMQRLPGVRSLAELAAAGEAPWEAAGQLVAKFHRAGLDHADLNAHNILFDAQGRGWMIDFDQSHLRIPATHWRNANLERLQRSLRKRRGSRSLEQVDAGFARLRVAYDAAWQRGY; encoded by the coding sequence ATGACGGGATTCGACGCCAACGAACACCTGACGCCATTCCGCGACGCGCGCGGCTACGGCGCGATTCTGTTCGACCGCACGCAGTTGCGGCAACCCGACCCGGCCTGGTTCTCGCCCGCGCACTGGGGCGAGGCCGCGCAGGCGGTGGCCGAAGGCGGCCGCGGCGGCGCCTGGTTCATCGAGACCGGCGAGGGCGATGCCGTGCTGCGCCAGTACCTGCGCGGCGGCTGGGCGGCCAGCCTGAGCCGCGACGGCCACCTGTGGCGCGGCATCAACTGCGTGCGCAGCTTCGCCGAGTTCCGCCTGCTGCGCGCGTTGCGCGAGAAGAAGCTGCCGGTGCCTATGCCGTTCGCCGCCTATTACCGGCGCGAAGGCCTGCATTACCGCGCGGCGATCCTGATGCAGCGCCTGCCGGGCGTGCGCAGCCTGGCCGAACTTGCCGCGGCCGGCGAAGCGCCGTGGGAGGCGGCGGGCCAGCTGGTCGCGAAGTTCCATCGCGCCGGCCTCGACCATGCCGACCTCAACGCGCACAACATCCTGTTCGATGCGCAGGGCCGCGGCTGGATGATCGATTTCGACCAGTCGCACCTGCGCATCCCCGCCACGCATTGGCGCAACGCCAACCTCGAGCGCCTGCAGCGTTCGCTGCGCAAGCGTCGCGGCAGCCGCAGCCTCGAGCAGGTCGATGCCGGGTTCGCGCGGCTGCGTGTGGCCTACGACGCCGCGTGGCAACGTGGCTACTGA
- the dnaQ gene encoding DNA polymerase III subunit epsilon yields MQADAARRDATRQVVLDTETTGLEWKKGNRVVEIGCVELVERRPTGRTFHCYLNPDREMEPGAQEVTGLTLEFLADKPRFPEVADEFLAFVEGAELVIHNAAFDIGFLDAELARLDGYAGMAARCTVEDSLLLARQRFPGQRNSLDALCKRLGIDNSQRQLHGALLDAQILTDVYLALTSGQGEIGFASEAAVSVVEQQAARLGSAADASLRPRVRVESGEAEAHAARLLGLQKKAGRCLWLELEPAG; encoded by the coding sequence ATGCAGGCGGATGCGGCAAGGCGGGATGCGACCAGGCAAGTGGTGCTCGATACCGAGACCACCGGCCTGGAATGGAAGAAGGGCAACCGGGTGGTCGAGATCGGCTGCGTGGAACTGGTCGAGCGCCGCCCGACCGGGCGCACCTTCCATTGCTACCTCAACCCCGACCGCGAGATGGAGCCCGGCGCGCAGGAAGTCACCGGCCTGACCCTGGAATTCCTCGCCGACAAGCCGCGCTTCCCCGAGGTGGCCGACGAATTCCTGGCCTTCGTCGAAGGCGCCGAACTGGTGATCCACAACGCGGCCTTCGACATCGGCTTCCTCGATGCCGAACTGGCGCGGCTGGACGGCTACGCCGGCATGGCCGCGCGCTGCACGGTCGAGGATTCGCTGCTGCTGGCGCGGCAGCGCTTCCCCGGCCAGCGCAATTCGCTGGATGCGCTGTGCAAGCGGCTCGGGATCGACAATTCGCAGCGGCAGCTGCACGGCGCGCTGCTCGATGCGCAGATCCTGACCGACGTCTACCTTGCGCTGACCTCCGGGCAGGGCGAGATCGGCTTCGCCAGCGAGGCGGCCGTCTCGGTGGTGGAGCAGCAGGCCGCGCGGCTCGGATCGGCGGCGGATGCCTCGCTGCGGCCGCGCGTGCGGGTCGAGTCCGGCGAGGCCGAAGCCCATGCGGCGCGCCTGCTCGGACTGCAGAAGAAGGCCGGGCGCTGCCTGTGGCTGGAGCTCGAACCCGCCGGTTAG
- a CDS encoding MBL fold metallo-hydrolase, which produces MDTESRWRLRLLGVGNASAVELGSAMATIERDGAPWLTIDCGGEGLTAYQAAHGGIPRALFMTHAHMDHVAGFERLFVASYFDPAHRGEVRLYVPVALLPLLHQRVASYPNALAEGGVNFWDAFRVIPVGDHFWHDGVRLEVFPVRHHWPDTAFALRLPGSLVWTGDTRPIPEMLAKYAARDELIAHDCALEGNPSHSGIDDLEREYPRELLARCLLYHYASAEDGELLRARGHRVGAPGEIVALRAPAGTEPG; this is translated from the coding sequence ATGGATACGGAAAGCCGCTGGCGACTGCGCCTGCTCGGGGTCGGCAATGCCTCGGCGGTGGAATTGGGCTCGGCGATGGCCACCATCGAGCGCGATGGCGCGCCATGGCTGACCATCGACTGCGGCGGCGAGGGCCTGACCGCTTACCAGGCCGCCCATGGCGGCATCCCGCGCGCGCTGTTCATGACACACGCGCACATGGACCATGTGGCCGGCTTCGAGCGCCTGTTCGTCGCCAGCTATTTCGATCCGGCCCATCGCGGCGAAGTGCGGTTGTACGTGCCGGTCGCCTTGCTGCCGCTGCTGCACCAGCGCGTGGCCAGCTATCCGAACGCGCTGGCCGAGGGCGGGGTGAATTTCTGGGACGCATTCCGGGTGATCCCGGTCGGCGACCACTTCTGGCACGACGGGGTGCGGCTGGAGGTGTTCCCGGTGCGCCACCACTGGCCCGATACCGCGTTCGCGCTGCGCCTGCCGGGCAGCCTGGTGTGGACCGGCGATACCCGGCCGATCCCGGAAATGCTGGCCAAGTACGCCGCCCGCGACGAACTGATCGCGCACGACTGCGCGCTGGAAGGCAACCCGTCGCACAGCGGCATCGACGACCTGGAGCGCGAATATCCGCGCGAGCTGCTGGCGCGTTGCCTGCTCTACCACTACGCCAGCGCGGAAGACGGCGAACTGCTGCGCGCGCGCGGCCACCGCGTCGGCGCGCCCGGCGAGATCGTCGCCCTGCGCGCGCCTGCAGGCACGGAGCCGGGATGA
- a CDS encoding class I SAM-dependent methyltransferase, which translates to MPATPPTSAFRRPPEPAAAAAWFAGVAGQAILASEADSLRQAALDRPGQAGLWLCPSGMGEGEVELPLLRLRAAARGFEGDVRCGLPLPLPSDCCGVVVVQHLADISADPAALLEECARVLVPGGRLWLLALNPLSPYRLRWRGQGPRVAEPVTWRRRLRAVGLAPDAVSRGLGPTWSVAAEPAVQDGAGLRAAFLLRAEKRRTPLTPMRAPAKARWQPGMPTA; encoded by the coding sequence ATGCCCGCGACCCCGCCGACGTCCGCATTCCGCCGCCCGCCGGAGCCCGCCGCCGCGGCCGCCTGGTTCGCCGGCGTGGCCGGGCAGGCGATCCTGGCCAGCGAGGCCGACAGCCTGCGCCAGGCCGCGCTCGATCGTCCCGGGCAGGCCGGCCTGTGGCTGTGCCCCAGCGGGATGGGCGAGGGCGAGGTCGAACTGCCGTTGCTGCGCCTGCGGGCCGCGGCGCGCGGCTTCGAGGGCGATGTGCGTTGCGGATTGCCGCTGCCGCTGCCCAGCGACTGCTGCGGCGTGGTGGTGGTGCAGCACCTGGCCGACATCAGCGCGGACCCGGCGGCACTGCTCGAGGAATGCGCGCGGGTGCTGGTGCCGGGCGGACGCCTGTGGCTGCTGGCCCTGAACCCGCTGTCGCCGTATCGCCTGCGCTGGCGCGGGCAAGGGCCGCGGGTGGCCGAACCGGTGACCTGGCGGCGCCGCCTGCGCGCGGTCGGGCTGGCGCCGGATGCGGTGTCCCGCGGACTGGGGCCGACCTGGTCGGTCGCCGCCGAGCCCGCCGTGCAGGATGGCGCGGGCTTGCGTGCGGCTTTCCTGCTGCGTGCGGAAAAGCGTCGCACGCCGCTGACCCCGATGCGGGCGCCGGCGAAAGCGCGCTGGCAGCCGGGGATGCCCACCGCATGA
- the moaC gene encoding cyclic pyranopterin monophosphate synthase MoaC, protein MARKAKTLTHLDPAGRPAMVDVSAKQATVRQAQAECRVRFPADVAAQLHANGLKSAKGGIVDTAIVAGTMAVKRTHELIPFCHPLPIDGCRFAIDWHDARTLRIDCTVKTVHRTGVEMEALAGATVAALTVYDMCKALSHAIVLGPARLLGKRGGKRDVGSLA, encoded by the coding sequence ATGGCACGCAAGGCGAAAACGCTAACCCACCTCGACCCGGCCGGCCGGCCGGCGATGGTCGATGTCTCCGCGAAGCAGGCAACCGTGCGCCAGGCGCAGGCCGAATGCAGGGTGAGGTTCCCCGCCGACGTCGCCGCGCAACTCCATGCCAATGGCCTGAAAAGCGCCAAGGGCGGCATCGTCGATACCGCCATCGTCGCCGGCACCATGGCGGTCAAGCGCACCCACGAACTGATCCCGTTCTGCCATCCGCTGCCGATCGACGGCTGCCGCTTCGCCATCGACTGGCACGACGCGCGCACCCTGCGCATCGACTGCACGGTCAAGACCGTGCACCGCACCGGCGTCGAAATGGAAGCCTTGGCGGGGGCTACGGTGGCGGCGTTGACCGTGTACGACATGTGCAAGGCGCTGAGCCACGCCATCGTGCTCGGCCCGGCCAGGCTGCTGGGCAAGCGCGGCGGCAAGCGCGACGTGGGATCGCTGGCATGA
- a CDS encoding glycosyltransferase family 9 protein: MSEASAPRSICLLRLSALGDVTHVLPLLHTLRKAWPEAEIAWVIGKGEHRLLDGLPGVRFIEYDKKSGIKGMRDVRRQCGGRFDVLLQLQVSARANLLSAFIPARRRIGYDRSRSKDGHGLFINERIADRPGIHVLDAIASFAEPLGLQRDGVTWEMPVPHEAHEWARAQWADDGRRSLVISPCSSHALRNWRADRCAALADHAAAQDWRIVLCGGRSELERRTGDAILAAMQRRESALDLIGKDTLKQLPALLARADLLVTPDSGPMHIANAMGTKVLGLHAASNPNRSGPYSDRRYCVDRYDDAARKYRGRPASELKWGTKIEAEGVMDLVTVDDAIAAFERYRGAIG, from the coding sequence GTGAGCGAAGCCAGCGCACCGCGTTCGATCTGCCTGCTGCGCCTGTCCGCGCTGGGCGACGTCACCCATGTGCTGCCCCTGCTGCACACGCTGCGCAAGGCATGGCCGGAGGCGGAGATCGCCTGGGTGATCGGCAAGGGCGAACATCGGCTGCTGGACGGCCTGCCCGGCGTGCGCTTCATCGAATACGACAAGAAGTCCGGAATCAAGGGCATGCGCGACGTGCGCCGGCAATGCGGCGGGCGTTTCGACGTGCTGCTGCAACTGCAGGTCTCGGCCCGCGCCAACCTGCTGTCCGCGTTCATCCCGGCGCGGCGGCGGATCGGCTACGACAGGTCGCGCAGCAAGGACGGCCACGGCCTGTTCATCAACGAACGCATCGCCGATCGCCCGGGGATCCATGTGCTGGACGCGATCGCCAGCTTCGCCGAGCCGCTGGGCCTGCAGCGCGATGGCGTGACCTGGGAAATGCCCGTTCCGCACGAGGCCCATGAATGGGCGCGGGCGCAGTGGGCGGACGATGGCCGGCGCAGCCTGGTGATCTCGCCCTGTTCCAGCCATGCGTTGCGCAACTGGCGCGCCGACCGCTGCGCGGCCCTGGCCGACCATGCGGCGGCGCAGGACTGGCGCATCGTCTTGTGCGGCGGGCGCAGCGAACTCGAGCGGCGCACGGGCGACGCGATCCTGGCCGCGATGCAACGCCGGGAAAGCGCGCTCGACCTGATCGGCAAGGACACCCTCAAGCAGCTGCCCGCCCTGCTGGCCCGCGCCGACCTGCTGGTCACCCCGGATTCCGGGCCGATGCACATCGCCAACGCGATGGGGACGAAGGTGCTGGGCCTGCACGCCGCCAGCAACCCCAACCGCAGCGGCCCGTATTCGGATCGGCGCTACTGCGTCGACCGCTACGACGATGCCGCGCGCAAGTACCGCGGCCGGCCGGCTTCGGAACTCAAGTGGGGAACCAAGATCGAGGCCGAGGGGGTGATGGACCTGGTGACGGTGGACGACGCCATCGCCGCATTCGAGCGCTACCGCGGCGCCATCGGCTGA
- the gloB gene encoding hydroxyacylglutathione hydrolase has protein sequence MDLQPLPAFDDNYIWLLRDADGRALIVDPGEAAPVLAALADAPPPHAILLTHHHGDHVGGVPELLRRWPGLAVIGPHDERIRFASERVGDGDRIEAGPWRFDVLEIPGHTLSHIAFHGEGLLFCGDTLFSLGCGRLFEGTPAQMRASLRALAALPGETRVCCGHEYTVANAAFALAVEPGHPALRERAAQARALREGGRPTLPSTLASERACNPFLRSDEAALRAAIETHAGRRLDEVEAFAELRRWKDGFRA, from the coding sequence ATGGATTTGCAGCCGCTGCCCGCGTTCGACGACAACTACATCTGGCTGCTGCGCGATGCCGATGGCCGCGCGCTGATCGTCGATCCCGGCGAAGCCGCGCCGGTGCTGGCCGCGCTCGCCGATGCGCCGCCACCGCACGCGATCCTGCTGACCCACCACCACGGCGACCATGTCGGCGGCGTGCCGGAGCTGCTGCGACGCTGGCCGGGGCTGGCGGTGATCGGCCCGCACGACGAGCGCATCCGGTTCGCCAGCGAACGGGTGGGCGATGGCGACCGCATCGAAGCCGGGCCATGGCGCTTCGACGTGCTGGAAATCCCGGGCCATACGCTCAGCCACATCGCCTTCCACGGCGAGGGCCTGCTGTTCTGCGGCGATACCTTGTTCAGCCTCGGCTGCGGGCGGCTGTTCGAGGGCACCCCGGCGCAGATGCGCGCCTCGCTGCGCGCGCTGGCCGCGCTGCCGGGCGAGACACGGGTCTGCTGCGGGCACGAATACACCGTCGCCAATGCGGCGTTCGCGCTAGCGGTGGAACCGGGCCATCCGGCCTTGCGCGAACGCGCGGCGCAGGCGCGCGCCCTGCGCGAAGGCGGACGGCCGACGCTGCCCTCGACGCTGGCTTCGGAGCGCGCCTGCAATCCGTTCCTGCGCAGCGACGAGGCCGCCCTCCGCGCCGCCATCGAAACCCATGCCGGGCGCCGCCTGGACGAGGTCGAGGCCTTCGCCGAACTGCGTCGCTGGAAGGACGGGTTCCGCGCATGA
- a CDS encoding MoaD/ThiS family protein, producing MSRRVEVLYFAALRDASGVASERLDTQAADLAALYAELQARHRLPFPQRQLRVAVAGEFAHWGDAVRDGSTVAFIPPVSGG from the coding sequence ATGAGCCGGCGGGTGGAGGTGCTGTACTTCGCGGCCTTGCGCGATGCGTCGGGAGTCGCCAGCGAACGGCTGGACACGCAGGCCGCGGACCTGGCCGCGCTCTACGCCGAGCTGCAGGCGCGCCATCGGCTCCCGTTCCCGCAACGCCAGCTGCGGGTGGCGGTGGCCGGCGAGTTCGCGCACTGGGGCGATGCCGTGCGCGACGGCAGCACGGTCGCGTTCATTCCGCCGGTGTCCGGTGGCTGA
- a CDS encoding PP2C family protein-serine/threonine phosphatase, with protein sequence MIEFGHLSHVGLRRELNEDTYYGDSELGLWLVADGMGGHEYGEVASALAREAIVREIRGGAPLAEAIRIADEEIIRCSKRRGDSLPMGTTVVAARVNGPRFEVAWVGDSRVYLWRDGALTQISQDHSYVQELIAQGAITADQARSHPHRNVVTQALGVTDPQQLNVETLTGELRPGMQLLLCSDGLTEEVDDRSIAKVLAHQECSAQECVDGLVAAALDGGGSDNVTVVLVRRH encoded by the coding sequence ATGATCGAATTCGGACACCTCAGCCATGTCGGCCTGCGCCGGGAACTGAACGAAGACACGTATTACGGCGACAGCGAACTGGGGCTGTGGCTGGTCGCCGACGGCATGGGCGGGCACGAGTACGGCGAGGTCGCCAGCGCGCTGGCGCGCGAAGCCATCGTCCGCGAGATCCGCGGCGGCGCGCCGCTGGCGGAGGCGATCCGGATCGCCGACGAGGAAATCATCCGCTGCTCCAAGCGCCGCGGCGACAGCCTGCCGATGGGCACCACGGTGGTCGCCGCCAGGGTCAACGGCCCGCGCTTCGAGGTGGCCTGGGTCGGCGACAGCCGCGTCTACCTGTGGCGCGACGGCGCGCTGACCCAGATCTCGCAGGACCACAGCTATGTGCAGGAACTGATCGCGCAGGGCGCGATCACCGCCGACCAGGCGCGCAGCCACCCGCATCGCAACGTGGTGACGCAGGCGCTCGGGGTAACCGACCCGCAGCAGCTCAACGTGGAAACCCTGACCGGCGAACTGCGCCCGGGCATGCAGCTGCTGCTGTGCAGCGACGGTCTGACCGAGGAAGTGGACGACCGCAGCATCGCCAAGGTGCTGGCGCACCAGGAATGCAGCGCGCAGGAATGCGTGGACGGGCTGGTCGCGGCGGCGCTGGACGGCGGCGGTTCGGACAACGTGACCGTGGTCCTGGTGCGCCGGCACTAG
- a CDS encoding molybdenum cofactor biosynthesis protein MoaE: MAELPRFRLADAPFDAAGLQARLQDARAGACAGFEGRVRDHHDGRAVAGLRYEAYAELAEREGEAIVGDALKRFDIIDAACVHRVGDLAVGELAVWVGVSAAHRDAAFAACRWIIDEVKARVPIWKHERYAEGDAGWLHPGR, from the coding sequence GTGGCTGAGCTGCCGCGTTTCCGCCTGGCCGATGCGCCGTTCGATGCGGCTGGCCTGCAGGCGCGCCTGCAGGACGCCCGCGCCGGCGCCTGCGCCGGCTTCGAGGGCCGGGTGCGCGACCATCACGATGGCCGCGCGGTGGCCGGCCTGCGCTACGAGGCCTACGCCGAGCTCGCCGAACGGGAGGGCGAGGCGATCGTCGGCGACGCGTTGAAGCGCTTCGACATCATCGACGCCGCTTGCGTGCATCGCGTCGGCGACCTCGCCGTCGGCGAACTGGCGGTATGGGTCGGCGTATCCGCCGCGCACCGCGATGCCGCCTTCGCCGCCTGCCGCTGGATCATCGACGAGGTCAAGGCGCGGGTGCCGATCTGGAAGCACGAGCGCTACGCCGAGGGCGATGCCGGCTGGCTGCATCCCGGGCGGTGA
- the rnhA gene encoding ribonuclease HI, with amino-acid sequence MSQPRKQVDIHTDGACLGNPGPGGWGALLRWRGIERELSGGEADTTNNRMELLAAISALEALKEGCDATLHTDSQYVRKGITEWMPNWVRRGWKTAGGDPVKNRDLWERLHAAAILHKVDWRWVKGHSGDPDNERVDQLARAAAVKIKEQAG; translated from the coding sequence ATGAGCCAGCCGCGCAAGCAGGTCGACATCCATACCGATGGCGCATGCCTGGGCAACCCGGGGCCCGGGGGCTGGGGCGCGCTGCTGCGCTGGCGCGGCATCGAACGCGAACTGTCCGGCGGCGAAGCGGACACCACCAACAACCGGATGGAGCTGCTGGCGGCGATTTCCGCGCTGGAGGCGCTGAAGGAAGGCTGCGACGCGACCCTGCACACGGATTCGCAATACGTCCGCAAGGGCATCACCGAATGGATGCCGAACTGGGTGCGCCGCGGCTGGAAGACCGCGGGCGGCGACCCGGTCAAGAACCGCGATCTGTGGGAGCGCCTGCATGCCGCGGCGATACTGCACAAGGTGGATTGGCGCTGGGTCAAGGGCCATTCCGGCGATCCGGACAACGAACGCGTGGATCAATTGGCGCGCGCGGCGGCAGTGAAGATCAAGGAGCAGGCAGGCTGA
- a CDS encoding lytic transglycosylase domain-containing protein yields the protein MKTLAATCLIVLLAAMPAAAGSAARLEASLQAISTGFWDNLADPECGKAPRRWRAHYGDVPKRLRNPRERQLRAEFARVIAALHGAGLPSEFALIPFVESRYRSNARSPGGQVGLWQFTAATARRNGLAVRSGRDERLDADASTRAAVRYLQRLHRMFGGDWRWTAMAYNAGEGAVRAAKRRGGTKGLSSITRHYPDKLHALACLVPRPTDPRRPNG from the coding sequence ATGAAGACGCTGGCCGCGACCTGCCTGATCGTCCTGCTCGCGGCGATGCCGGCAGCGGCCGGATCCGCGGCCAGGCTCGAGGCATCGCTGCAGGCGATTTCCACCGGGTTCTGGGACAACCTCGCCGACCCCGAATGCGGCAAGGCGCCGCGCCGCTGGCGCGCCCATTACGGCGATGTCCCCAAACGCCTGCGCAACCCGCGCGAGAGGCAGTTGCGGGCGGAATTCGCCCGGGTCATCGCGGCCCTGCACGGCGCCGGCCTGCCCAGCGAATTCGCCCTGATCCCGTTCGTCGAAAGCCGTTACCGCAGCAACGCGCGCAGCCCCGGCGGCCAGGTCGGGCTATGGCAGTTCACCGCCGCCACCGCCCGCCGCAACGGGCTCGCCGTGCGTTCCGGGCGCGATGAGCGGCTGGACGCCGACGCCTCCACCCGCGCCGCGGTGCGTTACCTGCAGCGCCTGCACCGGATGTTCGGCGGCGACTGGCGCTGGACCGCGATGGCCTACAACGCCGGCGAAGGCGCGGTGCGTGCGGCCAAGCGCAGGGGCGGGACGAAAGGCCTGTCCTCGATCACCCGCCATTACCCCGACAAGCTGCACGCGCTGGCCTGCCTGGTCCCGCGCCCGACTGACCCGCGCCGCCCCAACGGTTAG
- a CDS encoding DUF6165 family protein, with product MSEILVPVSFGELLDKIAILQIKSERMSDAAKLANVRNELAALETTWAAHPAAAQDIAALRAELKAVNERLWVIEDDIRLKEKAQAFDAEFVRLARAVYFENDTRARVKKDINLALGSAYVEEKSYQDYGSGQGA from the coding sequence ATGTCCGAAATCCTCGTCCCCGTGTCCTTCGGCGAACTGCTGGACAAGATCGCGATCCTGCAGATCAAGTCCGAGCGCATGTCCGACGCGGCCAAGCTGGCCAACGTCCGCAACGAGCTGGCCGCGCTGGAAACCACCTGGGCCGCGCATCCGGCCGCCGCGCAGGACATCGCCGCGCTGCGCGCCGAGCTCAAGGCGGTCAACGAACGCCTGTGGGTGATCGAGGACGACATCCGCCTGAAGGAAAAGGCGCAGGCCTTCGACGCCGAGTTCGTGCGCCTGGCGCGCGCCGTGTACTTCGAGAACGACACCCGCGCCAGGGTGAAGAAGGACATCAACCTGGCATTGGGCTCGGCCTATGTCGAGGAGAAGTCGTACCAGGACTACGGCAGCGGGCAGGGCGCCTGA
- a CDS encoding enoyl-ACP reductase FabI, with amino-acid sequence MGFLQGKRALVTGIASQRSIATGIADAMHREGAELALTYQNEKLKSRVEDAAAGYGSKIVLPLDVADDGQIDACFDELGKHWSDGFDILVHCIAFAPREAIEGDFLDGVNRERFHVAHDISAYSLAALGKAARPLMKGRNGSILTLSYLGAERALANYNTMGVAKASLEATVRYMAMALGPEGTRVNAISAGPIRTLAASGVANFRKMLSQFEAVAPLRRVVTIEDVGNTAAFLCSDLANGITGEITYVDAGYNIMGMSGIE; translated from the coding sequence ATGGGTTTCCTGCAAGGCAAGCGCGCGCTGGTCACCGGCATCGCCAGCCAGCGTTCGATCGCCACCGGCATCGCCGATGCCATGCATCGCGAAGGCGCGGAACTGGCGCTGACCTACCAGAACGAGAAGCTGAAGTCGCGCGTCGAGGACGCCGCCGCCGGATACGGCAGCAAGATCGTGCTGCCGCTGGACGTGGCCGACGACGGCCAGATCGACGCCTGCTTCGACGAGCTGGGCAAGCACTGGAGCGACGGCTTCGACATCCTCGTACATTGCATCGCGTTCGCCCCGCGCGAGGCGATCGAGGGCGATTTCCTCGACGGCGTGAACCGCGAGCGCTTCCACGTCGCCCACGACATCAGCGCCTACTCGCTGGCCGCGCTGGGCAAGGCCGCGCGCCCGCTGATGAAGGGCCGCAACGGCTCGATACTGACCCTGAGCTACCTCGGCGCCGAGCGCGCGCTGGCCAACTACAACACGATGGGCGTGGCCAAGGCCTCGCTGGAGGCCACGGTGCGCTACATGGCGATGGCGCTGGGCCCGGAAGGCACCCGCGTCAACGCGATCTCGGCCGGCCCGATCCGCACCCTGGCCGCCAGCGGCGTGGCCAATTTCCGCAAGATGCTCAGCCAGTTCGAGGCGGTCGCCCCGCTGCGCCGCGTGGTGACGATCGAGGACGTCGGCAACACCGCCGCCTTCCTGTGCTCCGACCTGGCCAACGGCATCACCGGCGAGATCACCTATGTCGATGCCGGCTACAACATCATGGGGATGAGCGGGATCGAGTGA
- the moaA gene encoding GTP 3',8-cyclase MoaA, whose amino-acid sequence MNQPLPRDTLARPLRDLRLSLIEACNFRCPYCMPADRIADDHGLDAASRLSFDQIETLVRGFARLGVRKLRLTGGEPLLRKRLPELVARLAAIEGIDDLALTSNGSLLAAQARALRAVGLRRITVSLDTLDADAFRALSGGRGELRDVLAGIEAAQAAGFAPIKLNCVVQRGVNDAGIEALAGFAREHGHVLRFIEYMDVGTCNGWSRERVVPSAELRDRIAARWPLRPLDPNYRGEVAERYAYADGQGEVGFVSSVSAPFCGDCHRARVSADGQLYTCLFAGQGHDLRGVLAQGEDALAAHVAGLWSRRADRYSEIRSEAGASRKHVEMYLVGG is encoded by the coding sequence ATGAACCAGCCGTTGCCGCGCGACACGCTGGCGCGGCCATTGCGGGACCTGCGGTTGTCGCTGATCGAGGCCTGCAATTTCCGCTGCCCGTATTGCATGCCGGCCGACCGGATCGCCGACGACCATGGGCTGGATGCCGCCTCGCGGCTGTCGTTCGACCAGATCGAGACCTTGGTGCGCGGCTTCGCCCGGCTCGGCGTGCGCAAGCTGCGCTTGACCGGCGGCGAACCGCTGCTGCGCAAGCGTTTGCCGGAACTGGTGGCGCGGCTGGCGGCGATCGAGGGCATCGACGACCTGGCGCTGACCAGCAATGGCTCGCTGCTCGCCGCGCAGGCGCGGGCCCTGCGCGCTGTCGGGCTGCGCCGGATCACGGTCAGCCTGGACACGCTGGACGCCGATGCGTTCCGCGCCCTGTCCGGCGGCCGCGGCGAATTGCGCGACGTGCTGGCCGGGATCGAGGCCGCGCAGGCCGCCGGCTTCGCCCCGATCAAGCTCAACTGCGTGGTCCAGCGCGGAGTGAACGATGCCGGCATCGAAGCCCTGGCCGGATTCGCCCGCGAGCATGGCCACGTGTTGCGCTTCATCGAATACATGGACGTCGGCACCTGCAACGGCTGGTCGCGCGAACGGGTCGTGCCCTCGGCGGAACTGCGCGACCGCATCGCCGCGCGCTGGCCGCTGCGCCCGCTGGACCCGAACTACCGTGGCGAGGTGGCGGAGCGTTATGCCTACGCGGACGGGCAGGGCGAGGTCGGTTTCGTCAGTTCGGTCAGCGCGCCGTTCTGCGGCGACTGCCATCGCGCCCGCGTGTCCGCCGACGGCCAGCTGTATACCTGCCTGTTCGCGGGGCAGGGCCACGACCTGCGCGGCGTGCTGGCGCAAGGCGAGGACGCGCTGGCCGCGCATGTCGCCGGCCTGTGGTCGAGGCGTGCGGACCGCTACAGCGAAATCCGCAGCGAGGCCGGCGCATCGCGCAAGCACGTCGAGATGTACCTGGTCGGCGGCTGA